In a single window of the Lineus longissimus chromosome 4, tnLinLong1.2, whole genome shotgun sequence genome:
- the LOC135487136 gene encoding uncharacterized protein LOC135487136 has translation MKICLILVFALIAFALAEYYDTENVKDPDGWQCGTTVDNSGKEVYVSSMYVIRDGLMIFVRKLGCLENKREGTPTGSDFQEGGVGSPTIRWHTCSDPSGICTGEIWEMNQ, from the exons ATGAAGATCTGCTTGATTCTCGTTTTCGCCCTGATCGCCTTTGCGCTCGCTGAGTATTACGATACGGAGAATGTAAAAGATCCAG ACGGCTGGCAATGTGGCACCACGGTAGACAACAGTGGTAAGGAAGTCTACGTAAGCTCCATGTACGTGATACGGGACGGACTAATGATCTTCGTACGGAAGTTGGGATGTCTTGAGAACAAGAGAGAGGGGACGC ctACCGGAAGTGATTTCCAAGAAGGTGGTGTTGGTTCCCCTACAATCAGGTGGCATACATGCAGCGACCCAAGTGGAATCTGTACCGGCGAAATCTGGGAGATGAATCAATAA